The DNA window CCGGCACGTCGCCCTTGAGAATGTGCAGGTCAGTCCCGAAGATGGTGGTCGTGTCGACCCGCACGGTCGCGTCGCTGTCAGCGACGAGTTCGGGAAGGGTGACGTCCTCCCAGGCCTTCGCACCTGGTCCGTGATAGACGAGTGCCTTCATGGCGAACTCCGAGATCCCTCGAATGGCGGGGTTGGCTGCCACCGGGGACTGGAGCGACAACATACGCCCCATCGACCTGAGAAGCACCGTGCCGACGGCCCACCCGTGCACGCTGCGGCCTCGATGTCGGCCGCATCAGTGCAGCCTGTGGGCGCACGGCGGTAGCGGTGCGACCGGCGGCCGATCCTCGATGGAGCGCCGTACCAGATGCTGGCTGCCTATGAGGGTGGGAACAATGGCCTTGGCATGACCCTCGCATACGGGCTGCTCCCCGCCGAGCCATCGACCGTGAAAGTGGACGCCCGATGCGCTCCGTGGCCTGCCCGGTGGCGTAGGGTGAGGGACGCAGTAGCTGCCCTGGTCCCTGGCGGTGCCCCAACCCGCAGGCACACCACCAGGAGCATCGGATGCCTGTCCCACGCATCTACGTCTTGCCGGGTACTGAGTCCGTCAACGATCTCGTCAAGCGGATCGCCGACCGCGACCAGGCCGCTTTCCGCCGTTTCCACCGTCGTCTCGTCCGCGCGGTCTTCGCTCAGGTGTGTGAGAGCCTCGGCAGCCCGGCGCTCGCCGTAGCGGTGACCCGGGCGGTGTTCGTCGAGGTGTGGCAGCTCGCGCCGATGCCCGCCTCCCGTCAGCTCGACGGCACCGCATGGGTGACCGCCATCGCCGCTCGCCGGGCCGCAGACCGGCTCCGCGAGATCAACGGCACTATGCCGGATCTCGGCGTCGCCTATGACGATCTTCTCGGTCGCGAACTCGCCGTCGCGCTGGGAGCCGAACCGCTGGCACAGCTCGAAACCTTCTTCCACACACCGACCGACTGACCGCCGTTTGCCCTCTTGCCGTCAACTGACTCGCGGCGCGCTGTCAGCCGTTGTGGCCGCAGATCCGATCCTGTTTTGGTGAGCACCCGGGTCGTAGCCGATCCCACCGATGTCGGCGCCCGTTGCCGATGGGGTCACCGGGGTCGGGACCACGTCCGGTCAGGCCACCGGCATCGGCGTGGCCTCGGGATCGGGCTCGCTGGTCACGCGTCGCACGTCCGGCATCGTCACGGTCTCCGGGGCCCGCGGCCGGGTCGCGACGACCGGCGCCGGCGTGCTCGCGGCGGGCGTGACGCGGTCCAGGAAGCGCAGCAGTTCGACGGGGAATGGCATGACGAGGGTGCTGTTCTTCTCGGCGGCGACCTCCACGACTGTCTGCAGCAGTCGCAGTTGCAGGGCGGCGGGGTCGGCGGCCATGGTGGCGGCGGCCTGGGCGAGTTTGGTGGCAGCCTGGTATTCGCCGTCCGCGGCGATGACCCGGGCGCGGCGTTCGCGTTCGGCCTCCGCCTGGCGGGACATGGACCGCTTCATGGATTCGGGCAGCGCGACGTCCTTGACCTCGACACGTTCGACCTTCACACCCCACGGTCCTTCGGTCGGTGCGTCGATGATGCTGGTGAGTTCGGAGTTGAGCTTGTCCCGGTCGGAGAGCAGTTCGTCGAGGTCGGCGCGGCCGATCACCGCGCGCAGCGAGGTCTGGGCAACTTGGGAAACGGCGTAAAGATAGTTCTGCACGTTCACCAGAGCCTTGACGGGGTCGACGACGCGGAAGTAGACGACCGCGTCGACGCGTACGGAGACGTTGTCGCGGGTGATGCCGTCCTGGGCGGGAACGCTGAGGGTGGTGATCTGCAGGTTGACCTTCACCAGCCGGTCGACGCCGGGGACGATGAGGGTCAGCCCCGGGCTGCGGCTGCCCTTCTGCACCCGGCCGAAGCGGAAGACCACCCCGCGTTCGTACTGCTGGACGACGCGCACCGCTCGGGCGGCGGTGATGAGGCCGATGATGCCGATCGCCACGATCGCGATCACGATGGTTGTCTCTAGAGCGTTCATGCGGGCACCCCAGTGCGGGGACGGGTGGTGGATTCGGTGTGGCCTCGGTGGATTCGGGCCGACGCGGGGCTGCCGCCCTCGTTGTCCCACACCGCGTACGCGTCGGAGCTGGTCGTCGTTGTCGCGTCCTGTGGGGTCGGTCCGGTGGTGAGGATGTCGGGTGCGTGCCTGAGGTTGGTCGGGTCGGCGGCGGTGGCCATGGCCCGCTCGGCTGCCTCGGGTGTCGTGGCGGGAGGGACGACGAGCAGGTCGACCTGGTCGTCGCGGCCGGTGGTGACGATCAGCAGGGCGGGGTCGAGGGTGTCGAACCAGCCGATCCGGACCACGTCCGGTCCGACGGCCAACCGGCGGATCCGGCTGTCCCAGGTGTGGATGTTGAGCATGATGTGCCGGATCCGGCCATGCCGTTCGGTCAGGGTGAGGACGAGGCCGGGGAGTTCGGCCACCGGGTCCCAGGAACGCGGCCACCATCCGCCGTCCAGGACCGTCCGGCCCCTGGTGGGAGCGAGGGACAGTCGGGGCCGGGAGGGCGGCGACGGGGGGATCACGGTGGTGGGCATGGCTCACCTGTCCTGGCGGTACGTACGCGGCGGCGTAACGCGGGCGGTGCCGGTCACCGTCCGGGACAGCGGACCGGGCCTGGGTCGGGCGTCGGGGTTTCCGGCGGGACGGCGTTGGAGCATCCGGAGCTGCACGATGCGGGCGGTGCCGGGGAGGGCGACGAGCAGGATCCCGAAGACCGCGGCTAGCAGCAGGGCAACGCCCATCGGGAGGTGTCCGTGCGCGCCGAGGAACGACACCTCGACACGCTGGCCGTTCTGCAGCACGAAGATCAGGAGCAGCAGGAGCACGAACGCGAACACCACAGCGGCGACCCACAGGCCGCCCATCCGGGAGCGTGCCGCCGCCGGTCGGTCCGGCGTGGGCCAGGAAGCGGCGTCGGTGCCGTCGCGGCCGTTAATCGGGGGAACCGGGTCAGGATGGTTGCGGGGTGCGGTCATCACAAACCGCCGCCTTCCAAGGAGCAGCTGACATGCCTGAATGCCGTGAGGAGCCAGCGCAGGCATGGGCGATGGCGGGCGTGTGACGCGGTGTCCCAGTCCGGAACGCCGGTGCGACGGGACGGGTCGGGTCCAGGGGGCGCACGAGGAGGCCGGCGACGTGACCGGTTGATGTCGTGCGTCGGGCGGCCAACACGGCGACCTCGATCGGTGGGGTGCGTCCGCCAGCGGCGAACTGTCAGCCACCGGGGTC is part of the Micromonospora cremea genome and encodes:
- a CDS encoding SPFH domain-containing protein; the protein is MNALETTIVIAIVAIGIIGLITAARAVRVVQQYERGVVFRFGRVQKGSRSPGLTLIVPGVDRLVKVNLQITTLSVPAQDGITRDNVSVRVDAVVYFRVVDPVKALVNVQNYLYAVSQVAQTSLRAVIGRADLDELLSDRDKLNSELTSIIDAPTEGPWGVKVERVEVKDVALPESMKRSMSRQAEAERERRARVIAADGEYQAATKLAQAAATMAADPAALQLRLLQTVVEVAAEKNSTLVMPFPVELLRFLDRVTPAASTPAPVVATRPRAPETVTMPDVRRVTSEPDPEATPMPVA
- a CDS encoding DUF5994 family protein; translated protein: MPTTVIPPSPPSRPRLSLAPTRGRTVLDGGWWPRSWDPVAELPGLVLTLTERHGRIRHIMLNIHTWDSRIRRLAVGPDVVRIGWFDTLDPALLIVTTGRDDQVDLLVVPPATTPEAAERAMATAADPTNLRHAPDILTTGPTPQDATTTTSSDAYAVWDNEGGSPASARIHRGHTESTTRPRTGVPA
- a CDS encoding LapA family protein, which produces MTAPRNHPDPVPPINGRDGTDAASWPTPDRPAAARSRMGGLWVAAVVFAFVLLLLLIFVLQNGQRVEVSFLGAHGHLPMGVALLLAAVFGILLVALPGTARIVQLRMLQRRPAGNPDARPRPGPLSRTVTGTARVTPPRTYRQDR